TTatacaattacattaaaatatgggcaaaggaatatttttccatattaaataTCTAAAGCCAATTGTTTGTTCTGTAACTTTTCCTTAAATGACACTCATGGATTCTTCACTTGTTAAAGTCCAGTATGTAACCAAAGCCAAGTGAACTATGTACCACCATTCCAGAATTGTAGAACTTCAATGCCCTCCCCTATTCCCAccccacaaaaaataaaaggaaaagaaagaaaatatttccccaaCACCCCACAGAGGCTGCTTAACTCCTGGCAAGACATGCAAATCATAttcgctaaaaaaaaaaaaaaaaagaaaaaagaaaaaaatacaccccTGCAAACTTCAAGGCATTTATCCAGCATTCTCGCAGGGCTCAAAAGTATAACCAAAAGATCAAGGGAGGAGTGGGGGAAAATGGTGAATCATTCTGGGTTCCCCGTGATTAGTGTATCACTTTAGTCACAGAACAAGATACAGAGATCTTTTAAGTGGATTTGCCTTTCTAGTGGGTCATTTGTTGCCCAAGTTGATGACAGCAGGAACTTTAGAACCACGCTTGTTAATAAGTCTGTATTCATTAATCACTTGCATtcacacttaaaaacaaaaactaacaaaagaaaaaagaaaaaaaaactattcagtACCAGAGATTAAATAACCATGTGTAGTCTCTTGAAATAAATTTGATTCCTTAAGAAGTCTAATTACTttcagttgcctttttttttaaataactatatatatatatatgtatatatatatatatatttgtatatattatccTGTGATTCTACTTATGGTTCCTCTGCTGCGTTGAAGATCTAGGAGCATAAAAGCCTTGTGTCCCCCATGAACGGTGGCTCTAATGCTGCAGAAAGGTTACAAATAGGCAGTCTGGTCCTTCATTGATCTGGACTATCCATGGCTTCATTGTAAGTGATTATCCTTTTGGGATCTTGCTTCTGCAAATTCCAAACAGATTCCATTTCTTTAGTGTGATATACAATAGCAGCCCTCAGGTCAAAAGAACCCCAGCTATCATTTCTTTCTAGGCCTCTCTGGTATCTCTGTTCTTTGGCGGAGCCTAACAAAGTGTTCGTAGGAGACGCCAGAGGATTTTGATTTTCTATCTCATAGTCCTTTGAGAAAAACACTAAAGCACCTTGACTACTGGTGTCTGCTTTTTGCAGGTCACCTATATGACTGGGTTCCAAGGATAAGGCTCCACTCTCACTAGTAGTCCCAGATTTTAGAATGCTACCCAGAACTTGAGGACTAGTCCGTTTTTCCAGCTCATAAGCCTTGGGAAACACAGGATGCTCAGTTCCTGAGGGGATTATTTCAGCACCCTGTGAAACCAAAGTGGCAGGATATTCCCCTTGAAATGTCACCTCCATCACTTTATGATCTGATGACTTCCCAATAACAGTCTCAGGGCCAGCACTGGGCTCATTTATAAATGATAAACCCCACTGATTCTGGAAGATATCCCCCAGGTTTTGCTGATCTGTCTGAGAGGGTAGATCCACTTGTGCCGTGCTCAACAGCACAGTTTGCATATTTGAAGGATAGATAAAAAGGCTAGATTTAATTTGTTCAACAGCTGCTGAAGTCAGACTCATGTACTGGAGAACTGAATCAGTCCCAGAAGAGATGGGTGTTAGAGTATTAGCAGCAGTAGTTAGCAGTGGCTGACCCCCTGGAGAATACACACTTGCATCAGTCCCTGCTAAAACAGGCCCATTAGAAAAGTTGGCCGAAGAAACAGATTTCAGCGCTGACATAGGGACCTGGGATAACCGACTTGAAGACTGGGTCTGAGTTTCCCCAGTAGATGATGAAGaggatgaagatgaagatggCGACACAGAAGAATTCTGTACAGTTTTGTTGAGGTTTTCCTTAACTTTGCTTGCATAACTTATTTTAGGAACTATTTTAGCACTGCTATTGTCCACTGGAAAAACTGGTGGTGGTTTAAATAGGGTCCATGAGTCCTCTTTGGAGGTAACAGCAGAAGCATGCTTTCCTTTGGGCCGATCATCAGACTTTTTGCTGCTCACACCAGGTTTAGTATCAGAGCTTTTCTGCAGCATATCACCCACAGTAGGTTTTCCTCGATTTGTTCCTCCAGGCCCAGCTTCATATTTCCAAATGGGCTTCGAACCATCTACTCGATTTCCCTTTTGTTCACTGTAGTCAGGCTTGAAAGTTTCAAGTCCCTGTTTTAAGGTTGGGACACTGGTCTCTTGTTGCATTATTTTGTCCTGAACTAAATTAAGGTTTTCACAACCCTTGGCACTATTACGCctagctttcctttttttgggAGTGGTAGATCCACTCTCAGATCCACTACCATCGTTATCTGCTCCTTTGCCCATATAACCATTAGTAATATAGCCAGAATTAGTTGTTACAACACCATTTGGAATTGCTACTGTATCGGTCTTGTCTACAGACTGGTTCTCTCCAGATTTATTTTCATAAGATTTCCCATTCTTTTTGTCCATACTATTTTTCTGAATGAAATTCCTGGTTTTAATTCCTGCTTTCCCAAAGGTGCTGGCCTTTACAGTCTGCTTCAGATTAGTGTCTACAATTTGTTGGTTGCCATTGAGGACCCTGGAAATAGGGTTGGTAGCTTCATCAGAACGCAGGCTCTTTAaaggtatttctctttctccagcaTTACCATTTAGTTCACCATAGCCTCAAATGGACTCTGCAAAACTTCGGTCCTGATAAATCTAGCTTTTGGATTAGAAATCGGAATTACTGAACACATTTGGCCCTCTCTTGCGCCCTCTTCCTCGCCTCGCCGCTTGCAAAAGGGTCTCGCGACACCACCAAAGTCGGGATTCGCTAGGCCTTCTTGAGATACACCCCGAAGGCTTTTGGGGGGGAGCTATGGACACCCCAAATCAGGGCTACCAAATTAAGGTTCCTCCGGGGCCTCGGGAAGGTAAATGGGAAAGGAATAATGAGGCTGGACTTCCAAGGCCGACCCTCTGGGTCTCCCTCCAGCCCGGGCGGGGGCCGGGATATCTGATCtctttttatttgatatataaaatgaaatagaaaggaTGAACTGGATATGTTATTGTGTTCATGGATATTCAACTCATGCTTGCTACCCACAGGGGAATTCAAACTATAAGGTAAGGAGAATAATTCTTAAGTTACAGCACTAGCATTATGCATCTAAAATAGTGTTTCCTCTTTCAAAATAGTCATCTtgcttttctaaaacatttttaattattccaCTAAAATTGTCTTCTGTGCCACAAAAACAATTCTATGAATAGACTGAGGACAGAAAAACTTACCTGTGAGACTGAACTCAGTTTTATGATAATAGTTGAACATAATGAAGATAATGCTAAGCTCAAGCATAGCATTATCATTGAGGGCCAAATATAAGGTGTAATGGAAAGGCTgaggaacttttatttttattttttttaaagatttatcttttttatttgagagagaggaggggcagggcagagaagctggaaaggaagaaagaatctccagcaaatTCCTCACAGAGTGGGGAGCTGGAGAAAAGGCTTCaccccatgatcctgagattgtgacttaagctgaaaccaagagtcgaggcttaaccaaatgagccacccaggcaccctaaggctgaagaatttttaaatgtggagTAGAAACTAGTTCTGAAAGCACTTCCAAACAGTGTTAGGAAACATCCATCAGAGGAAGCACTACAAGAATATTAAGTTGCTTCCCAAATGTCTTCCTTAGTTGATATCACTAATGGGGATATACATGTTCTGGacatcacattttaaaagtgagaacCACTTGTATCATTTAGAATCCCACAGAAGTATGTGCATTTAGAATAAttaagattttcctttctcttggagaGACTAGAACTAAATTTACatggaaagtataaaaaaatgggaaaaatggagATAGACAATTATGGCTAGCCTTACTACCTACCTCCTAATATTTCTTTTCAGGACAATACAAAACAATATCATAGAGAAGTAATTCTATGTGGAAAATATATTCTCAGCATAtatggaagaaagagaataacACACTTCAAATTAATGCtgagcaaaaaagagaaaagaatacgAAACCCTGGCCTCAACCTTTTGGTTCACAACCTTGGCCTTTCCCCCAGGTGAAATTCACAAATGGTCCCTGAacaaggagggagggcagggaaagaatgaagaaagaggcCGGCCACCCCGGACTGGTAGGTGGAAGGTTTAGTAAGCAAAGAAATTTAGGAGGCTTGTCTTGGACAGCAGCAAGACAGTAGTTCTTTGCACCTATTCACCTGAATCTTAAAATGTTATATAGAAGCCTTACTGGGGTTCAATCACTGCAACATCCAGACAGTCTCAACAACACCTTGCTCTTTCAAGGCTCCAATTGCCTGGACCAGCTTACGAGTCAACTGGTGGTCATGTCCTCTCCATGACCTTCTTCAACACAACCTCATGCTGTCAGGAGTTTTTATCTAGCaacagtagagaaaaaaaaagtagggcaGGGAGGCAGATGAGGAAAGGTATGGTAAGGGCCCAAGTGTGATCAGACACCACCACCAGAAAGATTAAGTCCATTCTAAatctgaaaatactaaaaatgtaaCCATACACATGAGAATACAAGCTACAAGGAGTAAACCTTAAACCACAGTCGATTCTAAGGGGCAGTTATATAATTTAAAGGGAAgggcataatttttttaaaaaatattttatttacttgtcagagagcgagagagagagagagagcacaagcaggggagcagcagagggagagggagaagcagactccccactgggcagggagcccaatgcgggactcaatcccaggacactgagatcataacctgagctga
The sequence above is drawn from the Zalophus californianus isolate mZalCal1 chromosome 9, mZalCal1.pri.v2, whole genome shotgun sequence genome and encodes:
- the LOC113922376 gene encoding nuclear fragile X mental retardation-interacting protein 2-like, producing MLELSIIFIMFNYYHKTEFSLTGYGELNGNAGEREIPLKSLRSDEATNPISRVLNGNQQIVDTNLKQTVKASTFGKAGIKTRNFIQKNSMDKKNGKSYENKSGENQSVDKTDTVAIPNGVVTTNSGYITNGYMGKGADNDGSGSESGSTTPKKRKARRNSAKGCENLNLVQDKIMQQETSVPTLKQGLETFKPDYSEQKGNRVDGSKPIWKYEAGPGGTNRGKPTVGDMLQKSSDTKPGVSSKKSDDRPKGKHASAVTSKEDSWTLFKPPPVFPVDNSSAKIVPKISYASKVKENLNKTVQNSSVSPSSSSSSSSSTGETQTQSSSRLSQVPMSALKSVSSANFSNGPVLAGTDASVYSPGGQPLLTTAANTLTPISSGTDSVLQYMSLTSAAVEQIKSSLFIYPSNMQTVLLSTAQVDLPSQTDQQNLGDIFQNQWGLSFINEPSAGPETVIGKSSDHKVMEVTFQGEYPATLVSQGAEIIPSGTEHPVFPKAYELEKRTSPQVLGSILKSGTTSESGALSLEPSHIGDLQKADTSSQGALVFFSKDYEIENQNPLASPTNTLLGSAKEQRYQRGLERNDSWGSFDLRAAIVYHTKEMESVWNLQKQDPKRIITYNEAMDSPDQ